One part of the Sphingobium yanoikuyae genome encodes these proteins:
- a CDS encoding PQQ-dependent sugar dehydrogenase, with protein sequence MLRVMAVTLPLALLACSADNATGQNAGATAGETPFKTSVIADFESPWAMTFLPDGRMLITEKVGEMILFDPKNGTKIPVAGIPKVDSEGQGALMDIVPSPTFAQDKKVYFSFSEVGQGDRAGGKGVALATGIFDQASDGTTKLADVKVIFRASDYVEGNGHYSGRIAFSPDGKYLFFTNGERQKFEPAQDPKSTLGKVLRLNLDGTPAAGNPLAAKGFNPAVWSYGHRNLLGIAFDKDGRLWEQEMGPKGGDEVNLIKPGLNYGYPRVSNGDHYDGRDIPDHKPGDGYEAPKVWWNPVISPGGLIYYSGDLFPQWKGSLFIGGLSSQSLVRVKLDGENAEKADQWDMGARIREVEQGPDGALWLLEDGGKSQGRLLKLTPKA encoded by the coding sequence ATGCTGCGCGTGATGGCCGTCACTCTCCCCCTCGCCCTGCTGGCCTGTTCGGCAGACAATGCGACCGGCCAGAATGCCGGTGCGACCGCTGGGGAAACGCCGTTCAAGACATCGGTGATCGCCGATTTCGAATCGCCCTGGGCGATGACCTTCCTGCCCGACGGGCGGATGCTGATCACCGAAAAGGTCGGCGAGATGATTCTGTTCGATCCGAAGAACGGCACCAAGATCCCGGTCGCTGGCATCCCCAAGGTCGATAGCGAGGGTCAGGGCGCGCTGATGGATATCGTCCCCTCACCCACATTCGCGCAGGACAAGAAGGTCTATTTCAGCTTTTCCGAAGTCGGCCAGGGCGATCGTGCCGGCGGCAAGGGCGTGGCGCTGGCCACCGGCATCTTCGACCAGGCGAGCGACGGCACGACGAAACTGGCGGACGTGAAGGTCATTTTCCGCGCCAGCGATTATGTCGAGGGCAATGGCCATTATTCGGGCCGCATCGCCTTCTCTCCGGACGGCAAATATCTCTTCTTCACCAATGGCGAGCGACAGAAGTTCGAGCCGGCGCAGGATCCCAAATCGACGCTGGGCAAGGTGCTGCGCCTCAATCTGGACGGCACGCCGGCGGCGGGCAATCCGCTGGCCGCCAAGGGCTTCAACCCGGCGGTCTGGTCCTATGGCCATCGCAACCTGTTGGGCATCGCCTTCGACAAGGACGGGCGTCTGTGGGAACAGGAAATGGGGCCCAAGGGCGGCGACGAGGTCAATTTGATCAAGCCCGGCCTCAACTATGGCTATCCGCGCGTGTCGAACGGCGATCATTATGACGGCCGCGACATTCCCGATCACAAGCCTGGCGACGGCTATGAGGCGCCGAAGGTCTGGTGGAACCCGGTGATCTCGCCGGGCGGCCTGATCTATTATTCGGGCGACCTGTTCCCGCAATGGAAGGGTTCCCTGTTCATCGGCGGCCTGTCGAGCCAGTCGCTGGTACGGGTGAAGCTGGACGGCGAGAATGCGGAAAAGGCCGATCAGTGGGACATGGGCGCGCGCATCCGCGAGGTTGAACAGGGGCCGGACGGCGCGTTGTGGCTGCTGGAGGATGGCGGCAAGTCGCAGGGCCGCCTGCTCAAGCTGACGCCCAAGGCATAG
- the rimP gene encoding ribosome maturation protein RimP: MADIAELTALIEPEVKALGFDLVRIKLFGSGDEYTLQIMAEDPKTKQLVIEDCAAISRRLSDVMDEVDPIEEAYRLEVSSPGIDRPLTRLHDFLEWAGHEAKIAATEVVEGRKSFRGILKGVEGEDILFQDVKAGDVTIPFALVGDAKLMLTDALISATMPLSSDGADEFETEE; this comes from the coding sequence ATGGCGGACATCGCCGAACTGACCGCATTGATCGAGCCCGAGGTGAAGGCCCTGGGGTTCGACCTCGTGCGCATCAAGCTGTTCGGATCGGGCGACGAATATACGCTGCAGATCATGGCCGAAGACCCGAAGACCAAGCAGTTGGTCATCGAGGATTGCGCCGCGATCTCGCGCCGCCTGTCTGACGTGATGGATGAAGTCGACCCGATCGAGGAAGCCTATCGTCTGGAAGTCAGCTCGCCCGGTATCGACCGGCCGCTGACCCGCCTGCACGATTTTCTCGAATGGGCGGGCCATGAGGCGAAGATCGCCGCGACCGAAGTGGTCGAGGGGCGCAAGAGCTTCCGTGGCATCCTCAAGGGCGTCGAGGGCGAGGATATCCTGTTCCAGGATGTCAAGGCCGGCGATGTCACCATCCCGTTCGCGCTGGTCGGCGATGCCAAGCTGATGCTGACCGATGCACTGATTTCTGCTACCATGCCGCTCTCCTCCGATGGGGCGGACGAGTTCGAAACCGAGGAATAA
- the nusA gene encoding transcription termination factor NusA produces MANAISANKAELIAIANSVASEKMIDKAIVIEAMEDAIQRAARARYGAENDIRAKLDPDSGDLRLWRVVEVVEVVEDYFKQVDLKQAAKLKKDAVVGDFIVDPLPAIDLGRIDAQSAKQVIFQKVRDAERERQFDEFKDRVGEIITGVVKSVEFGHVVVNLGRAEGVIRRDQQIPREVVRVGDRIRSVVLNVRRENRGPQIFLSRAHPEFMKKLFAQEVPEIYDGVITIMAAARDPGSRAKIGVISRDSSIDPVGACVGMKGSRVQAVVQEMQGEKIDIIPWSEDTATFVVNALQPAQVARVVIDEEEERIEVVVPDDQLSLAIGRRGQNVRLASQLTGKAIDIMTEADASEKRQKEFVSRSEMFQNELDVDETLSQLLVAEGFGELEEVAYVSVEELAGIEGFDEDLAAELQSRAQEALDRREQAAREERQALGVEDALADMPHLTEAMLVTLGKAGVKTLDDLADLATDELVQKKRVDQRRRKSDSGNEDKGGILAAYGLSDEQGNEIIMAARAHWFEGEEA; encoded by the coding sequence ATGGCCAACGCCATTTCCGCCAATAAGGCCGAGCTGATCGCGATCGCCAACAGCGTCGCCAGCGAGAAGATGATCGACAAGGCGATCGTCATCGAGGCGATGGAAGATGCGATCCAGCGCGCCGCCCGTGCCCGTTACGGCGCCGAGAATGACATCCGTGCCAAGCTGGACCCGGACAGCGGCGACCTGCGCCTGTGGCGCGTCGTCGAAGTCGTCGAGGTGGTCGAGGATTATTTCAAGCAGGTCGACCTCAAGCAGGCCGCCAAGCTGAAGAAGGACGCCGTGGTTGGCGACTTCATCGTCGATCCGCTGCCCGCGATCGACCTCGGCCGCATCGACGCCCAGTCGGCCAAGCAGGTGATCTTCCAGAAGGTCCGCGACGCCGAGCGCGAGCGCCAGTTCGACGAGTTCAAGGACCGCGTGGGTGAAATCATCACCGGCGTCGTCAAGTCGGTCGAATTCGGCCATGTCGTCGTCAATCTGGGCCGCGCCGAAGGCGTGATCCGCCGCGATCAGCAGATCCCGCGCGAAGTGGTTCGCGTCGGCGACCGCATCCGGTCGGTCGTGCTGAACGTGCGCCGCGAAAATCGCGGTCCGCAGATTTTCCTCAGCCGCGCGCACCCCGAATTCATGAAGAAGCTGTTCGCGCAGGAAGTGCCGGAAATCTATGATGGCGTCATCACCATCATGGCGGCCGCCCGCGATCCGGGTTCGCGCGCCAAGATCGGCGTCATCAGCCGTGACAGCAGCATCGATCCGGTCGGCGCCTGCGTCGGCATGAAGGGTAGCCGCGTCCAGGCCGTCGTGCAGGAAATGCAGGGCGAAAAGATCGACATCATCCCCTGGTCGGAAGATACCGCGACCTTCGTCGTCAACGCGCTGCAGCCGGCCCAGGTCGCCCGCGTCGTCATCGACGAGGAAGAAGAGCGCATCGAAGTCGTCGTGCCCGACGATCAGCTCTCGCTCGCCATCGGTCGCCGCGGCCAGAATGTCCGCCTTGCCAGCCAGCTGACCGGCAAGGCGATCGACATCATGACCGAGGCCGACGCCAGCGAGAAGCGCCAGAAGGAATTCGTCAGCCGTTCGGAAATGTTCCAGAACGAACTGGACGTCGACGAGACGCTGTCGCAGCTGCTGGTCGCCGAAGGCTTTGGCGAGCTGGAAGAAGTCGCCTATGTCAGCGTCGAGGAACTGGCCGGGATCGAAGGTTTCGACGAGGATCTGGCTGCCGAGCTGCAGAGCCGCGCGCAGGAAGCGCTCGACCGTCGCGAACAGGCCGCCCGTGAAGAGCGTCAGGCACTGGGCGTCGAGGACGCGCTGGCCGACATGCCGCACCTCACCGAAGCGATGCTGGTCACGCTCGGCAAGGCCGGCGTCAAGACGCTCGACGACCTCGCCGACCTCGCCACCGACGAACTGGTGCAGAAGAAGCGCGTCGACCAGCGTCGTCGCAAGTCGGACAGCGGCAATGAGGACAAGGGCGGCATCCTGGCCGCCTATGGCCTGAGCGACGAGCAGGGCAATGAGATCATCATGGCCGCCCGTGCCCACTGGTTCGAAGGCGAGGAAGCGTAA
- a CDS encoding tautomerase family protein gives MPFVDIRLAGSATREQKAAIVADVTQSLVERLGKPAAAVQIVISEVSTENYAAGGQLIADCAISPNREDANAADTPR, from the coding sequence ATGCCTTTCGTCGACATCCGCCTGGCCGGTAGCGCGACTCGCGAGCAGAAAGCCGCGATCGTTGCTGACGTCACCCAGTCGCTCGTGGAGCGGCTGGGAAAGCCGGCGGCTGCCGTCCAGATCGTGATCTCGGAAGTCTCGACCGAAAATTATGCGGCCGGCGGTCAGTTGATCGCCGACTGCGCAATTTCTCCAAACAGGGAGGACGCCAATGCTGCGGACACTCCCCGATGA
- a CDS encoding DUF448 domain-containing protein: protein MTERKCILSGDRADPEMLIRLAIGPEGQVLPDVRAKAPGRGAWIGVSRAELETALAKGKLKGALARAFKEGALEIPDNLPDLVEAGLRQDLLSRLGLEARASMLLTGSEKIDVACRKGMVKMLLHAADAGTDGNRKLDQALRVGQEAEGTDLAGIVLPVDRHALSMAMGRDNVVHIAVTDSRATVRLRAALGRLESYLGCATGAPVHGEQDSADAQAHEAAWNDASAAAPADDDVKG from the coding sequence ATGACCGAACGCAAATGCATATTGAGCGGCGACCGCGCCGATCCCGAAATGCTGATCCGCCTGGCCATCGGGCCTGAAGGACAGGTGCTGCCCGACGTCCGCGCCAAGGCGCCGGGCCGGGGCGCCTGGATCGGCGTGTCGCGGGCCGAGCTGGAAACGGCGCTGGCCAAGGGCAAGCTCAAGGGCGCGCTCGCCCGCGCCTTCAAGGAAGGCGCTCTTGAAATTCCCGACAATCTTCCCGATCTGGTAGAGGCCGGGCTGCGGCAGGATCTGCTCAGCCGCCTGGGGCTGGAGGCTCGCGCCTCCATGCTGCTGACCGGATCGGAAAAGATCGACGTCGCATGCCGCAAGGGCATGGTGAAAATGCTGCTCCATGCCGCCGATGCGGGCACGGACGGCAATCGAAAACTGGACCAGGCCTTGCGTGTGGGACAGGAAGCGGAAGGCACGGATCTTGCGGGCATCGTCTTGCCTGTGGACCGGCACGCCCTATCTATGGCAATGGGGCGCGACAATGTCGTCCATATCGCGGTGACCGACTCGCGGGCGACAGTGCGCCTGCGTGCGGCTCTGGGCCGCTTGGAAAGCTATCTGGGATGCGCTACCGGGGCGCCGGTGCATGGGGAGCAGGACTCCGCCGATGCGCAGGCGCATGAGGCTGCATGGAATGATGCGTCGGCGGCTGCGCCGGCTGATGATGATGTGAAGGGTTAA
- a CDS encoding pentapeptide repeat-containing protein translates to MTDMDALPARNGQQLARADIIALAGTPHALIDCDLEAAELAQIDLTGWQFERCNLRNADLAGAMLERTRWQGCRGGGANFTGCDLSDAVLTGCDFNNVVLRRARLEGARLAQCKLTGADLSGLRALEIDMAECLLIDARLPGLSFRKQRLSRIDFSQADLRKCDFRMASFEGCSLREAMLDGARFEGADLRGADIGGVHLGDASRFRGATISRDQAGELLAELGLKVR, encoded by the coding sequence ATGACCGACATGGATGCCCTGCCCGCGCGCAACGGGCAGCAACTGGCGCGCGCCGACATCATTGCCCTGGCCGGCACGCCCCATGCCCTGATCGACTGCGACCTGGAGGCGGCGGAGCTGGCACAGATCGACCTTACCGGTTGGCAGTTCGAACGCTGCAACCTGCGCAACGCAGATCTGGCCGGCGCCATGCTGGAGCGCACCCGCTGGCAGGGCTGCCGGGGCGGCGGCGCGAATTTCACCGGCTGCGACCTCAGCGACGCGGTGCTGACCGGATGCGACTTCAACAATGTCGTGTTGCGGCGGGCGCGGCTGGAGGGCGCGCGACTGGCCCAGTGCAAGCTGACCGGCGCCGACCTGTCGGGCCTGCGCGCGCTGGAAATCGACATGGCGGAATGCCTTCTGATCGACGCGCGCCTGCCCGGCCTGTCCTTCCGCAAGCAACGGCTGAGCCGCATCGATTTTTCGCAGGCGGACCTGCGCAAATGCGATTTCCGCATGGCCAGTTTCGAAGGCTGCAGCCTGCGCGAGGCGATGCTGGACGGCGCCCGGTTCGAGGGCGCCGACCTGCGCGGCGCGGACATAGGCGGCGTCCATCTGGGCGATGCCAGCCGCTTTCGCGGCGCCACCATCTCACGCGACCAGGCCGGCGAACTGCTCGCCGAACTGGGGCTGAAGGTGCGCTGA
- a CDS encoding proline dehydrogenase family protein — translation MRDTRYALPGALGRVIPAPDAPHAVAIARQQARAGAATTIGYFEGAGGDPSSIMAAYARVAQRARGLDLSLSVKAPPLRFDPVSLRELAQIARQSGLSLVFDAHGPQDADETLAAVERLLPDFPDTGIVLPARWQRSVADAARLRDSSAPVRLVRGEWPDPAGDPLDPDAAYLALVEALAGRAAPVAIATHRPALADRALALLREAGTPCSLEQLRGLPGRRCRAVARGQGVPVRLYVPFGPGWIPYALDRALARPYLLAWMWRDWTGRADP, via the coding sequence TTGCGGGACACGCGTTATGCCCTGCCTGGCGCGCTGGGCCGGGTCATTCCGGCACCCGACGCCCCCCATGCCGTGGCGATCGCCCGGCAACAGGCGCGCGCCGGCGCTGCCACCACGATCGGCTATTTCGAAGGGGCGGGGGGTGATCCCTCGTCGATCATGGCCGCCTATGCGCGGGTGGCACAGCGCGCGCGCGGCCTGGACCTCAGCCTGTCGGTGAAAGCGCCGCCGCTGCGTTTCGATCCGGTCAGCCTCCGCGAACTGGCGCAGATTGCGCGCCAGTCCGGCCTGTCGCTGGTGTTCGACGCTCATGGCCCGCAGGATGCGGACGAGACGCTGGCGGCGGTCGAACGGCTGCTGCCCGACTTTCCCGATACCGGCATCGTCCTGCCCGCCCGCTGGCAGCGCAGCGTGGCCGATGCGGCCCGGCTGCGCGACAGCAGCGCGCCGGTCCGGCTCGTGCGCGGGGAGTGGCCCGATCCGGCGGGCGATCCGCTCGATCCCGATGCCGCCTATCTGGCGCTGGTCGAGGCGCTGGCCGGCCGCGCGGCGCCGGTCGCGATCGCCACCCATCGCCCCGCGCTGGCCGACCGGGCGCTGGCCCTGCTGCGCGAGGCCGGCACGCCATGCAGCCTGGAGCAGTTGCGGGGCCTACCGGGCCGTCGCTGCCGGGCGGTGGCGCGGGGGCAGGGGGTGCCGGTGCGCCTCTATGTGCCGTTCGGCCCCGGCTGGATTCCCTATGCGCTGGACCGGGCGCTGGCCCGGCCCTATCTGCTGGCGTGGATGTGGCGCGACTGGACGGGGCGCGCAGACCCCTGA
- a CDS encoding GNAT family N-acetyltransferase — translation MVLHGVSDFDAACAQAGALRVEPLCLADALESTALVRAWERLEARADWPTQTRLFAVTLNDLIAAGPSRIMTVWAGADLVALLPLCRDGGALARWRMIGARETYEPGDMLCNGTAAADALAGAIARLPHPLLLDRISAGSPLIPALARAVWRRGRLVVRPAMACPHIALDEGWRDPESRFNAGRRSDFRRARRKAEGCGLLGCETLAPDADNFDALFDEAVAVEALGWKSEAGTAIATDPRQAAIFRAFFRAVAQRGDLRISFLRIDGRAIAMQMAVLWNGRYWLFKIGHDAAFKACSPGGLLMLHAIGWAAQARLHSFEFLGVAEPWIRKLWTQAEHDCVQLRTYPYNLRGAAAFAADAIVWSRQRLLRR, via the coding sequence ATGGTGCTGCACGGCGTATCGGATTTCGATGCTGCGTGCGCGCAGGCAGGCGCCTTGCGCGTCGAGCCGCTATGTCTTGCCGACGCGCTGGAATCGACTGCGCTGGTCCGCGCCTGGGAAAGGCTGGAGGCGCGCGCCGACTGGCCGACCCAGACCCGCCTGTTCGCCGTCACGCTGAACGACCTGATTGCCGCCGGGCCAAGCCGCATCATGACGGTCTGGGCGGGGGCCGATCTGGTCGCGCTGCTGCCGCTGTGCCGGGATGGTGGCGCGCTGGCCCGCTGGCGGATGATCGGCGCGCGTGAAACCTATGAGCCGGGCGACATGCTGTGCAACGGGACGGCCGCCGCCGATGCGCTGGCCGGCGCGATCGCGCGTTTGCCGCATCCCTTGCTGCTCGATCGCATTTCGGCTGGGTCGCCGCTGATCCCTGCACTGGCGCGGGCGGTGTGGCGGCGCGGGCGGCTGGTCGTGCGGCCGGCCATGGCCTGTCCCCATATCGCGCTGGATGAGGGCTGGCGCGACCCGGAAAGCCGCTTCAACGCCGGCCGCCGCTCCGACTTCCGTCGTGCCCGGCGCAAGGCGGAAGGGTGCGGCCTGCTCGGATGCGAGACGCTGGCGCCGGACGCGGACAATTTCGATGCTTTGTTCGACGAGGCTGTCGCGGTCGAGGCGCTGGGCTGGAAGAGCGAGGCCGGGACCGCCATCGCCACCGACCCGCGTCAGGCGGCGATCTTCCGCGCCTTCTTCCGCGCGGTGGCGCAGCGCGGCGACCTGCGCATCTCCTTCCTGCGGATCGACGGCCGGGCCATCGCGATGCAGATGGCGGTGCTGTGGAACGGCCGCTACTGGCTGTTCAAGATCGGCCATGACGCGGCCTTCAAGGCCTGTTCGCCCGGCGGGCTGCTGATGCTCCATGCCATTGGCTGGGCGGCGCAGGCGCGGCTGCACAGTTTCGAATTTCTCGGCGTTGCCGAACCCTGGATTCGCAAGCTCTGGACCCAGGCGGAGCATGACTGCGTCCAGTTGCGCACCTATCCCTATAATCTGCGCGGCGCGGCGGCCTTTGCGGCGGACGCTATTGTCTGGTCGCGGCAACGGCTGTTGCGGCGGTGA
- a CDS encoding YncE family protein → MVRTLLVGTALLALAGAAVAQQAKEAPSPPPSPVGLRIKAPEAHQGAASDGTYVYAIDNDRIGKYRIADGRRVAQWQGERRLYPHMNSCTVVGVELVCAASNYPAVPQTSAVEIFDTKTLKHIRSVSLGFGPGSLTVMDRHAGKWWAVFANYEGKGGEPGRDYRYTLLVRMDDAFRAEASWAFPADVLSRFAPKSCSGLSWGADGLIYATGHDRPEVYALKLPEAGSVLEHVGTLGIATPGQAIDWDPKAPRRLWSIGRGAGEMVASEMPPVR, encoded by the coding sequence ATGGTAAGAACGCTGCTTGTCGGAACAGCGCTGCTGGCACTGGCCGGCGCGGCGGTCGCGCAGCAGGCGAAGGAAGCCCCTTCGCCGCCGCCATCGCCGGTCGGCCTGCGGATCAAGGCGCCGGAAGCGCATCAGGGCGCGGCGTCGGACGGCACCTATGTCTATGCGATCGATAATGACCGGATCGGCAAATATCGCATCGCCGACGGCCGGCGCGTGGCGCAGTGGCAGGGGGAGCGCCGCCTTTATCCGCACATGAACAGTTGCACCGTGGTCGGCGTCGAACTGGTCTGCGCCGCGTCCAACTATCCGGCCGTGCCGCAGACCAGCGCGGTCGAGATTTTCGATACGAAGACGCTGAAACATATCCGCAGCGTCAGTCTGGGCTTTGGCCCCGGATCGCTGACCGTCATGGATCGGCATGCCGGCAAATGGTGGGCGGTCTTCGCCAATTATGAGGGCAAGGGCGGCGAGCCGGGGCGCGACTATCGCTATACGCTGCTGGTGCGGATGGACGACGCCTTCCGGGCGGAGGCAAGCTGGGCCTTCCCGGCCGATGTGCTGAGCCGCTTTGCGCCGAAAAGCTGCTCGGGCCTCAGCTGGGGCGCCGACGGGCTGATCTACGCCACCGGCCATGACCGGCCCGAAGTCTATGCGCTGAAACTGCCGGAGGCCGGATCGGTGCTGGAGCATGTCGGGACGCTTGGCATCGCGACACCGGGGCAGGCGATAGACTGGGATCCCAAGGCGCCCCGGCGCCTCTGGTCGATCGGCCGGGGTGCTGGCGAGATGGTGGCGAGCGAGATGCCGCCGGTCCGATAG
- a CDS encoding TonB-dependent receptor encodes MTRILATSISLFALAIAGTAHAQQPLPEEEGGIVVTGQRAQLQRSIDQKRAALGIVDVTASDDMGQLPDKNVAEAVERLPGVGVQYDQGEGRYVAVRGVPSSLNGYTINGFEIGNPDGLDRRLPLDILSGQLLKQVEVAKVKTADLTGQGIGANINLVTQTAFDFDDRFIFQANGQVGYQELRKGDQPIKGDVTIGTRFGADEQFGILLGASYSDRTYTSYGIYPDDWTPDADAARGAVPVNIKYNDYRLKRERIGAAGSFDWRGESVQLYIRGIYSKFSEDEYRQRFRLDFSDIDWDANGLTGIASTSEQRSDLRLEYKEKSVLSFMAGGTAALADNWSLDFGAARTRNEVIEPNQLWQFRGNPGAVAVDFSDKLFSAVPVDGYLDPSDLGFRQYSAQDEYGLEKTWQGRLDLTGRLPTIGQNSFVKFGANGRWTDKRFDSSNDVYGRGSSANRFTLDGLSGDTVIVKLGDGRNYFLGPVIDADLVDAYTQGKLGGAQFVLNEATSLANETLSDFDLSENVYAGYAMANLDFGALSVTGGLRVERTELDIDGYLLEGDVVRPTSGRTRYTNWLPSLVVRVTPSHDTVFRLAYSRSIGRPSYADLSPGGTVTVEGADEISVSSGNPALKPYVADNLDMSAEWYFAPGGLISVGAFAKFIRNPIFTQSYTINDGSFGGVAYDRINFSQTRNADKGDIIGLEAAWQQQFTFLPGLLSGLGMNLNLTLIDSSLRMPDRGTVAFPEQSKLLWGAQLFYQKGVVEASVAYHHTGRALLSAGDIRLNDQYNDDLRRLDAKIGVDVTKNVRLFAEGQNLTDEPTRQYQGGVRDWVIQNERYGRTFYVGASVKW; translated from the coding sequence ATGACCAGGATTTTAGCGACATCCATCAGCCTGTTCGCACTCGCGATCGCCGGCACCGCCCATGCGCAGCAGCCGCTGCCCGAGGAGGAAGGCGGCATCGTCGTCACCGGCCAGCGGGCGCAGTTGCAGCGTTCCATCGACCAGAAGCGGGCGGCGCTGGGCATCGTCGATGTGACCGCGTCCGATGATATGGGCCAGCTGCCCGACAAGAATGTGGCCGAAGCGGTCGAGCGCCTGCCCGGCGTCGGCGTCCAATATGACCAGGGCGAGGGACGCTATGTCGCGGTGCGCGGCGTGCCCTCCAGCCTCAACGGCTATACCATCAACGGCTTCGAGATCGGCAATCCCGACGGGCTCGACCGGCGCCTGCCGCTCGACATATTGTCGGGCCAACTCCTGAAGCAGGTGGAGGTCGCCAAGGTGAAGACCGCCGACCTGACCGGCCAGGGCATCGGCGCGAACATCAACCTCGTCACCCAGACCGCCTTCGACTTCGACGATCGCTTCATCTTCCAGGCGAATGGGCAGGTCGGCTATCAGGAACTGCGCAAGGGCGACCAGCCGATCAAGGGCGATGTCACCATCGGTACCCGCTTCGGTGCGGACGAACAGTTCGGCATCCTGCTGGGCGCCAGCTATTCCGACCGCACCTATACCAGCTATGGCATCTATCCCGATGACTGGACGCCCGACGCCGATGCCGCGCGCGGCGCCGTGCCGGTCAACATCAAATATAATGACTATCGCCTCAAGCGCGAGCGGATCGGTGCGGCCGGCTCGTTCGATTGGCGCGGCGAGAGCGTCCAGCTCTATATCCGCGGCATCTATTCCAAATTCTCCGAGGATGAATATCGCCAGCGCTTCCGACTCGATTTCTCCGATATCGACTGGGACGCCAATGGCCTGACCGGCATTGCCTCCACCAGCGAGCAGCGTTCCGACCTGCGGCTGGAATATAAGGAAAAGTCGGTCCTGTCCTTCATGGCCGGCGGCACGGCCGCGCTGGCTGACAACTGGTCGCTCGATTTCGGAGCGGCGCGCACCCGCAACGAAGTGATCGAACCCAATCAGCTCTGGCAGTTCCGGGGCAATCCCGGCGCGGTCGCGGTCGATTTTTCGGACAAGCTGTTCAGCGCCGTGCCGGTCGACGGCTATCTCGATCCGTCGGACCTGGGCTTCCGCCAATATTCGGCGCAGGATGAATATGGCCTGGAAAAGACCTGGCAGGGCCGGCTCGACCTCACCGGCAGGCTGCCGACGATCGGCCAGAACAGCTTCGTCAAGTTCGGCGCCAATGGCCGCTGGACCGACAAGCGCTTCGATTCCTCCAATGACGTCTATGGGCGCGGCAGCAGCGCCAACCGCTTCACCCTGGATGGCCTGTCGGGCGACACCGTCATCGTGAAGCTGGGCGATGGCCGCAATTATTTCCTCGGCCCGGTGATCGATGCCGACCTTGTCGATGCCTATACCCAGGGCAAGCTGGGCGGCGCGCAGTTCGTGCTCAACGAAGCGACCAGCCTGGCCAATGAAACGCTGAGCGATTTCGACCTCAGCGAGAATGTCTATGCCGGCTATGCCATGGCCAATCTGGACTTTGGCGCGCTGTCGGTCACGGGCGGTCTGCGGGTCGAGCGGACCGAACTGGACATTGACGGCTATCTGCTGGAAGGCGACGTCGTCCGCCCGACATCGGGCCGCACTCGCTATACCAACTGGCTGCCCAGCCTGGTGGTGCGCGTGACCCCGTCGCACGACACCGTCTTCCGCCTTGCCTATTCGCGCAGCATCGGCCGGCCCAGCTATGCCGATCTGTCGCCGGGCGGCACCGTTACGGTGGAGGGCGCGGACGAGATCAGCGTGTCGAGCGGCAATCCGGCGCTCAAGCCCTATGTCGCGGACAATCTCGACATGTCGGCTGAATGGTATTTCGCGCCCGGCGGCCTGATCAGCGTCGGCGCCTTCGCCAAGTTCATCCGCAACCCGATCTTCACGCAAAGCTATACCATCAATGACGGCAGCTTTGGCGGCGTCGCCTATGACCGGATCAATTTCAGCCAGACGCGCAACGCCGACAAGGGCGATATCATCGGCCTGGAAGCTGCCTGGCAGCAGCAGTTCACCTTCCTGCCGGGCCTGCTTTCGGGTCTCGGCATGAACCTCAACCTCACCCTGATCGACTCCAGCCTGCGCATGCCCGACCGTGGCACCGTCGCCTTCCCCGAACAGTCCAAGCTGCTCTGGGGCGCGCAGCTCTTCTACCAGAAGGGCGTTGTCGAAGCGTCGGTCGCCTATCATCATACCGGCCGCGCCTTGCTGTCGGCGGGTGATATCCGCCTCAATGACCAGTATAATGACGATCTGCGTCGTCTGGACGCGAAGATCGGGGTGGATGTGACGAAGAATGTGCGCCTCTTTGCCGAAGGGCAGAATCTGACCGACGAGCCGACCCGCCAATATCAGGGCGGCGTGCGCGACTGGGTGATCCAGAATGAACGCTATGGTCGCACCTTTTATGTCGGGGCCTCGGTCAAATGGTAA